The Mycolicibacterium boenickei genome has a segment encoding these proteins:
- a CDS encoding acyl-CoA thioesterase: MSTLLRLLDVSEDAAGEVFTGNASGPEGKRAYGGLLAAQSLAAACRTVGDDRAPTNMHLQFLRGGNAGETAEYRVERVYDGRTASARRVESYEQGRMLTTATVSFATALAGPEHGWGTMPHDPQVLPCTGPPGPAPSLPLDEFDIRIADEGEGEEFVRRMWWRVTTELPDDPVVHTLIAVYITDLYGIDPALAVHGHSMRSRSHRSGTTDSSIWFHRPVRAGEWNLLESRSPATARGRGLITSSLLRADGAVAATLVQEGLVADRDPA; this comes from the coding sequence GTGAGCACCCTGCTGAGGCTGCTGGACGTCAGCGAAGACGCGGCCGGTGAGGTGTTCACCGGGAATGCCAGCGGGCCGGAGGGCAAACGGGCCTACGGTGGCCTGCTGGCCGCCCAGAGCCTGGCGGCGGCCTGCCGAACCGTCGGCGACGATCGGGCGCCGACCAACATGCACCTGCAATTCCTGCGCGGTGGAAATGCCGGGGAGACCGCCGAGTACCGCGTGGAGCGCGTGTACGACGGGCGCACGGCCTCGGCCCGACGGGTCGAATCGTATGAGCAGGGCCGCATGTTGACCACGGCCACGGTGTCGTTCGCGACGGCTCTCGCCGGGCCCGAACACGGGTGGGGCACGATGCCGCACGATCCTCAGGTCCTCCCGTGTACCGGGCCTCCCGGTCCCGCGCCATCCCTGCCGCTCGACGAGTTCGACATCCGCATCGCCGACGAGGGCGAGGGCGAGGAGTTCGTCCGCCGGATGTGGTGGCGGGTCACCACTGAACTGCCCGACGACCCGGTGGTGCACACGCTGATCGCGGTGTACATCACCGACTTGTACGGGATCGATCCGGCGTTGGCGGTGCACGGGCACAGTATGCGGTCGCGCAGCCACCGCAGTGGCACCACTGATTCGTCGATCTGGTTTCACCGCCCGGTGCGGGCCGGGGAGTGGAATCTGTTGGAGTCGCGGTCGCCGGCGACCGCGCGGGGTCGCGGGCTGATCACGTCAAGCCTGCTGCGCGCCGACGGCGCGGTGGCCGCCACCCTGGTGCAGGAGGGGTTGGTGGCCGATCGCGATCCGGCGTGA
- a CDS encoding CoA transferase — protein MADSVTPDPTRPLSGVRIVEISSFVAVPLAGMTLAQLGAEVVRVDPIGGAADYHRWPLTDGGDSIYWAGLNKGKRSLAADMRSPDGQQLVQRLIAEAGVLITNVAGRQWHSYEVLSALRPDLIHAEVSGRADGGTGVDYTVNAGLGFPMVTGPAQLATPVNHVLPAWDVSCGLYVALAVSAALRHRDSTGEGARISIPLENVALATAGNLGFLTEVMINGTSRERLGNTLYGTYGQNFTSSDGVGFMLVALTGRHFRDLTEVTGTTKAVAALAEAFGADFSDEGQRYTHRDALTGLFTLWFSEHTAEEISAALSGTSVLWERYRSFAEVAVNERVVANPLFTPLEQPRIGTYLAPGLPVSIGGVYPPAVPAPALGDDTRSVLTEHLGLGADEIAALTESGTVATGTDAR, from the coding sequence ATGGCCGATTCCGTAACGCCGGACCCGACCCGCCCGCTTTCCGGGGTGCGGATCGTCGAGATCTCCAGCTTCGTCGCCGTGCCGCTGGCCGGCATGACGCTGGCCCAGCTGGGTGCGGAGGTGGTGCGGGTGGACCCCATCGGCGGCGCTGCCGACTATCACCGCTGGCCGCTCACCGACGGCGGCGACAGCATCTACTGGGCCGGGCTGAACAAGGGCAAGCGCTCACTGGCCGCCGACATGCGCTCGCCTGACGGGCAGCAGCTGGTGCAACGACTGATCGCCGAAGCCGGGGTTCTGATCACCAATGTAGCTGGGCGGCAATGGCATTCGTACGAAGTTCTGTCCGCTCTACGTCCGGACCTGATTCATGCCGAGGTGTCTGGGCGCGCCGACGGCGGTACCGGGGTGGATTACACGGTCAACGCCGGGCTCGGCTTCCCGATGGTCACCGGGCCCGCGCAGTTGGCCACCCCGGTCAACCATGTGCTTCCGGCCTGGGACGTCAGTTGCGGGCTGTACGTGGCGCTGGCAGTCAGTGCCGCACTGCGCCATCGGGATTCCACCGGTGAGGGCGCACGGATCAGCATCCCGTTGGAGAACGTGGCGCTGGCCACCGCGGGCAATCTGGGGTTCCTGACCGAGGTGATGATCAACGGCACCAGCCGCGAACGGCTCGGCAACACCCTGTACGGCACCTACGGGCAGAACTTCACCAGCAGCGACGGTGTCGGCTTCATGCTCGTGGCGCTGACCGGCAGGCATTTCCGGGATCTCACCGAAGTCACCGGAACCACCAAAGCCGTTGCCGCCCTTGCCGAGGCGTTCGGTGCAGACTTCAGCGACGAAGGGCAGCGCTACACCCACCGGGATGCCCTCACCGGATTGTTCACCCTGTGGTTCAGCGAGCACACCGCCGAGGAGATCAGTGCGGCACTGTCGGGTACCTCGGTGCTGTGGGAACGGTACCGCAGCTTCGCCGAGGTCGCGGTCAACGAGCGGGTGGTCGCCAATCCGCTGTTCACGCCGCTGGAACAGCCCCGCATCGGCACCTACCTGGCGCCCGGCCTTCCGGTGTCGATCGGCGGGGTGTACCCGCCTGCGGTCCCCGCGCCGGCACTCGGCGATGACACCAGGTCCGTGCTCACCGAGCACCTCGGGCTCGGTGCCGACGAGATCGCGGCGCTGACCGAATCCGGCACAGTCGCAACGGGTACCGACGCGCGGTGA
- a CDS encoding thiamine pyrophosphate-dependent enzyme, with translation MASSHHEAIDDYFCTTVSEFTGPGDQPWPDGSALTERNALALFDAQLGSRHLDLAARWLRARGKGFYTIGSSGHEGNAAVAAALRADDPALLHYRSGGFYLARAAQVAGSDPVRDVLLGLVAATDEPISGGRHKVFGRHDLNIIPQTSTIASHLPRAVGVAFSIARARKLDVACPWPDDAVTVCSFGDASANHSTAVGAINAALHASYQGLPMPLLFVCEDNGIGISTKTPRGWVARTYAHRDGLRYFAADGCDLFAAFDTALAAAQWVRNHRKPAFLHLGTVRLMGHAGSDYEPAYRRPDEILADYDRDPVLSTARILVAHGVLTAGDAIERYEAKRTEVIALAGELSACAQLDSAPAVMKPLRDTFDEARAVSVAGPAEPGGAPLTLALAINRALKDVLRAHPEAIAFGEDIARKGGVYGVTRGLQNTAGPARVFDTLLDEQTILGLALGAGVSGLLPIPEIQYLAYLHNAADQIRGEGATLQFFSNRQYRNPMVVRIAGYGYQKGFGGHFHNDDSIAAIRDIPGVVIASPARPDDAAAMLHTCVAAAKTAGAVCIYLEPIALYHTKDLYDDGDQEWLAPYPAEPVRIGAARTYGAGTDLTILTFGNGLWMSLRVARRLEQAGIAARVVDLRWLSPLPVEDMLREADATGRVLIVDETRRTGGVGEGVLAELIDHGFTGSVQRVASADSFIPLGDAALQVLLSEDTIEAAAVKLVGAR, from the coding sequence GTGGCCAGTTCTCACCACGAAGCCATCGACGACTACTTCTGCACCACCGTTTCGGAGTTCACCGGACCCGGCGACCAACCGTGGCCCGACGGATCGGCGTTGACCGAACGGAATGCGTTGGCCCTCTTCGACGCCCAGCTGGGCAGTCGCCACCTCGACCTGGCCGCGCGCTGGCTGCGGGCACGGGGCAAGGGCTTCTACACGATCGGGTCATCCGGACACGAGGGCAACGCGGCGGTCGCCGCGGCGCTGCGCGCAGACGATCCGGCGCTGCTGCATTACCGTTCCGGTGGTTTCTACCTGGCCCGTGCTGCTCAGGTCGCCGGCAGCGACCCTGTGCGCGATGTGCTGCTGGGCCTGGTCGCTGCCACTGACGAACCGATTTCCGGCGGGCGGCACAAGGTGTTCGGCCGCCATGACCTGAACATCATTCCGCAGACGTCGACGATCGCCTCGCACCTACCGCGGGCGGTGGGAGTCGCCTTTTCGATCGCCCGGGCCCGCAAGCTCGATGTCGCCTGTCCGTGGCCCGACGATGCGGTCACGGTGTGCAGCTTCGGTGACGCGTCGGCCAACCACTCGACGGCCGTTGGCGCCATCAACGCCGCACTGCACGCCTCCTACCAGGGGCTGCCCATGCCGCTGCTGTTCGTCTGTGAAGACAACGGCATCGGGATCAGCACCAAGACACCGCGCGGCTGGGTGGCCCGGACCTATGCCCACCGCGACGGACTCCGGTATTTCGCCGCCGACGGCTGCGATCTGTTCGCGGCGTTCGACACCGCACTGGCCGCCGCACAGTGGGTGCGCAACCATCGCAAACCCGCCTTCCTGCATCTCGGCACGGTTCGGCTGATGGGCCATGCCGGCTCCGACTACGAGCCGGCCTATCGCAGGCCCGATGAAATCCTGGCCGACTACGACCGAGATCCGGTGCTCAGTACCGCGAGAATCCTTGTGGCTCACGGTGTGCTGACCGCCGGCGACGCCATCGAGCGATACGAGGCCAAACGGACCGAGGTGATCGCGCTGGCAGGGGAGCTCAGCGCCTGCGCACAGCTCGACAGCGCGCCGGCGGTGATGAAACCGCTGCGCGATACGTTCGACGAGGCCCGGGCGGTCTCGGTGGCCGGCCCGGCAGAACCGGGGGGCGCGCCGCTGACCTTGGCGCTGGCCATCAACCGGGCCCTCAAAGACGTGCTGCGGGCGCACCCGGAGGCGATCGCATTCGGAGAGGACATCGCCCGCAAAGGCGGCGTGTACGGCGTCACCCGGGGCCTGCAGAACACCGCCGGACCCGCCCGCGTGTTCGACACCCTGCTCGACGAACAGACGATTCTCGGCCTGGCCCTGGGGGCCGGGGTGTCGGGCCTGCTGCCGATCCCGGAGATCCAGTACCTGGCCTATCTGCACAACGCCGCCGACCAGATCCGCGGCGAGGGAGCCACGCTCCAGTTCTTCTCCAACCGTCAGTACCGGAATCCGATGGTGGTGCGGATCGCGGGCTACGGCTACCAGAAGGGATTCGGCGGCCACTTTCACAACGACGACTCGATCGCCGCGATCCGTGACATCCCCGGGGTGGTGATCGCCTCGCCGGCCCGGCCCGACGATGCGGCCGCGATGTTGCACACCTGCGTCGCCGCGGCGAAAACCGCAGGCGCCGTGTGCATCTACCTCGAACCGATCGCCCTGTATCACACCAAGGACCTGTATGACGACGGTGATCAGGAATGGTTGGCGCCCTACCCGGCCGAGCCGGTGCGCATCGGTGCGGCCCGCACCTACGGCGCCGGTACGGACCTGACCATCCTGACGTTCGGCAACGGATTGTGGATGAGCCTGCGGGTGGCCCGTCGCCTGGAGCAGGCCGGGATCGCCGCGCGGGTGGTCGACCTGCGCTGGTTGTCGCCGCTGCCGGTCGAGGACATGCTGCGCGAGGCGGACGCGACCGGCCGGGTGCTCATCGTCGACGAGACCCGCCGCACCGGAGGCGTGGGGGAAGGCGTGCTGGCCGAACTCATCGATCACGGCTTCACCGGCAGCGTGCAGCGCGTCGCCAGTGCCGACAGCTTCATCCCGCTGGGCGATGCCGCGCTGCAGGTGTTGCTGTCCGAGGACACCATCGAGGCCGCCGCAGTGAAACTGGTCGGCGCACGATAG
- a CDS encoding acyl-CoA dehydrogenase family protein, whose amino-acid sequence MVEAAVAPRSSGTVDADPMFGIDALLSAEEREIRDTVRSVVQRSISPHVAGWYESGELPARELARELGELGLLGMHLQGYGCAGTSAVAYGLACLELEAGDSGIRSLVSVQGSLAMFAIHAFGSEEQKQRWLPAMAAGRAIGCFGLTEPDHGSNPAGMRTRAVRSGDDWVLTGTKMWITNGSVADVAVIWARTDEGVRGFVVPTDTTGFTASTIKSKMSLRASVTSELVLDGVRLPDSARLPGATSLGAPLRCLNEARFGIVFGALGAARDCLQTALEYARSREQFGRPIGGFQLTQQKLADMTLEYGKGVLLALHLGRRKDSGDLVPDQVSLGKLNNVREALEIARTARTILGASGISAEYPVMRHANNLESVLTYEGTSEMHSLIIGQALTGIPAFR is encoded by the coding sequence ATGGTTGAAGCTGCTGTGGCCCCACGCAGTTCCGGAACCGTCGACGCCGACCCGATGTTCGGTATCGATGCGCTGCTCTCGGCCGAAGAACGCGAAATTCGCGACACCGTGCGATCGGTCGTCCAGCGGAGTATCAGCCCGCACGTCGCGGGCTGGTACGAGAGCGGCGAGCTCCCGGCCCGGGAGTTGGCGCGCGAGCTCGGCGAACTGGGGCTGCTCGGCATGCACCTGCAGGGTTACGGATGCGCCGGCACCAGCGCGGTGGCCTACGGGTTGGCCTGTCTGGAGCTGGAAGCCGGTGACTCCGGGATCCGGTCGCTGGTCAGCGTGCAGGGATCGCTGGCCATGTTCGCCATTCACGCCTTCGGCAGCGAGGAGCAGAAGCAGCGGTGGCTCCCTGCGATGGCCGCCGGTCGCGCCATCGGGTGCTTCGGCCTCACCGAACCCGACCACGGGTCCAACCCGGCCGGGATGCGAACGCGGGCGGTCCGGTCCGGCGACGACTGGGTGTTGACCGGCACCAAGATGTGGATCACCAACGGATCGGTGGCCGACGTGGCCGTCATCTGGGCGCGCACCGACGAGGGCGTCCGCGGCTTCGTCGTACCCACGGACACAACGGGTTTCACCGCCAGCACGATCAAGTCGAAGATGTCTCTTCGGGCGTCGGTGACCAGCGAGTTGGTACTCGACGGTGTTCGGCTGCCCGACAGCGCACGGCTCCCCGGAGCGACCAGCCTCGGCGCGCCGCTGCGCTGTCTGAACGAAGCGCGGTTCGGCATCGTGTTCGGTGCCCTCGGCGCGGCGCGGGACTGCCTACAGACCGCACTGGAGTATGCGCGGTCACGCGAACAGTTCGGCCGGCCGATCGGCGGCTTCCAGCTCACGCAGCAGAAGCTCGCGGACATGACGCTGGAGTACGGAAAAGGTGTGTTGCTCGCACTGCACCTCGGCAGGCGCAAGGACAGCGGCGATCTGGTTCCGGATCAAGTCAGCCTCGGCAAGCTCAACAATGTCCGGGAAGCGTTGGAGATCGCCCGCACCGCGCGCACCATCCTGGGCGCCAGCGGCATCTCAGCCGAATATCCGGTGATGCGGCACGCCAACAACCTGGAATCGGTGTTGACCTACGAAGGCACCAGCGAAATGCATAGTCTGATCATCGGGCAGGCGCTCACCGGAATTCCGGCGTTCCGCTGA
- a CDS encoding amidohydrolase family protein produces the protein MTTLLVEDIGLLVSGDASSPLQRDTTLLIEDGYVAGIGVDHHDPDHVLSAGGLTVIPGLVDGHVHPTFGEWTPAQNSVGWIGNYLQGGTTSMVSAGELHIPGLDFGALTPELVLSIAITSKHTTGRVRPSGVKVNAGTVLLVPGMTEEHFDRAHREGIEQLKFIFYDWSRLGDGEAQRYVQWAHERGMTVKMHSGGVSRSGSSRVAGRDVVVAVKPDIVGHISGGPIPPPDEDIAAIIADLPAAHVEVCSSMNYRATKLVVDHLAARDELGRLTLGTDTPGGTGVIPRGMLRNICFLASICGVDPARAVAAATGQTARAHGLDTGVLAEGRPADLLVLGPVTGSSADDALECFAFGDLPGIATVLVDGMPLVKTRSEQTPPPSRAVTWRGDPAPAAQSTARRIGCC, from the coding sequence GTGACCACACTGCTCGTCGAGGACATCGGCCTGCTGGTGTCCGGCGATGCCTCGTCGCCACTCCAGCGTGACACCACGCTGCTGATCGAGGACGGATACGTCGCAGGCATCGGGGTCGACCACCACGATCCCGACCACGTGCTGTCCGCCGGCGGATTGACCGTCATACCCGGACTCGTCGACGGGCACGTGCATCCGACGTTCGGCGAGTGGACGCCGGCGCAGAACTCGGTCGGCTGGATCGGCAACTATCTCCAGGGCGGGACCACCTCGATGGTGTCCGCGGGCGAACTGCACATCCCCGGCTTGGATTTCGGCGCGCTGACACCGGAACTCGTACTGAGCATCGCGATCACGTCCAAGCACACCACCGGGCGTGTGCGCCCTTCGGGGGTGAAGGTCAACGCGGGCACGGTGCTGCTGGTGCCGGGCATGACCGAGGAGCACTTCGACCGGGCGCATCGCGAAGGCATCGAGCAGCTCAAGTTCATCTTCTACGACTGGAGCCGGCTGGGGGACGGCGAAGCGCAGCGCTACGTCCAATGGGCCCACGAGCGCGGCATGACGGTCAAGATGCACTCCGGCGGGGTGTCGCGGTCCGGGTCGAGCCGGGTGGCCGGACGTGACGTCGTGGTGGCGGTCAAGCCGGACATCGTGGGTCATATCTCGGGTGGCCCGATCCCACCGCCTGACGAGGACATCGCGGCGATCATCGCCGATCTGCCCGCTGCCCACGTCGAGGTGTGCAGTTCCATGAACTACCGCGCGACCAAACTGGTCGTGGACCACCTGGCCGCGCGCGACGAACTCGGCAGGCTCACGCTCGGCACCGACACTCCCGGTGGCACCGGCGTCATCCCTCGGGGAATGCTGCGCAACATCTGCTTCCTGGCCTCGATCTGCGGCGTCGACCCGGCGCGCGCGGTCGCGGCGGCCACCGGCCAGACCGCGCGGGCGCACGGCCTGGACACCGGGGTGCTCGCGGAAGGGCGACCTGCCGACCTGCTGGTCCTCGGGCCGGTCACCGGATCGTCCGCCGACGACGCCCTGGAGTGCTTTGCCTTCGGTGACCTACCGGGCATCGCGACCGTGCTGGTCGACGGTATGCCGCTGGTGAAGACACGCAGTGAACAGACCCCGCCTCCGAGCCGCGCGGTCACCTGGCGCGGCGATCCGGCGCCTGCCGCGCAATCCACGGCGCGCCGCATCGGGTGTTGCTGA
- a CDS encoding FUSC family protein yields MASRTGPADSLVNGGRGRTPELLRPVGGSRWGMAAALAVGLGVILCGTVLSGRAEWGSAIGLGFVLTAVPEIPTAWRPALHTMAVRAATVMAVGALVVGMHNAVALAALTVAASIAGALVPGVGATAGLAVVLISIDLDRGAAGPTALCPYLVGIVIVFVGWMVWFAVSRLRHRGEDEPTSASGPAGAAHAVRVGVAVGLAVLLATLLPAGMVGGHWLVTSVLLTIQPTQSRTGQRLAQRLSGNAVGAVIAAALLGAHPPAPVMIGLTVLLFLLAMALRPVNYTWWAITGPPVLLVISEYPELFPWYEGAVRLAMNIAGAVIVLLVVFVAPLMAPMWLRQR; encoded by the coding sequence ATGGCGTCGCGCACGGGGCCTGCCGACAGCCTTGTGAACGGAGGCCGGGGCCGCACTCCGGAGCTGCTGCGTCCGGTGGGCGGCAGCCGGTGGGGGATGGCTGCTGCCCTGGCCGTCGGGCTGGGGGTGATCCTGTGTGGCACAGTACTGTCGGGCCGGGCCGAGTGGGGGTCGGCGATCGGGCTGGGCTTCGTGCTGACCGCCGTCCCCGAGATACCCACCGCGTGGCGGCCGGCCCTGCACACCATGGCTGTGCGGGCCGCGACGGTGATGGCCGTCGGAGCGCTCGTCGTCGGCATGCACAACGCCGTGGCACTCGCGGCGCTCACCGTCGCGGCGTCGATCGCGGGCGCACTCGTGCCCGGGGTCGGTGCCACCGCGGGCCTGGCGGTGGTCCTGATATCGATCGACCTGGATCGAGGCGCCGCGGGTCCGACCGCGCTGTGCCCCTATCTCGTCGGCATCGTCATCGTGTTCGTCGGCTGGATGGTGTGGTTCGCGGTTTCCCGGCTGCGGCACCGCGGCGAGGATGAGCCGACCTCGGCGAGCGGGCCGGCCGGGGCGGCTCATGCGGTTCGGGTAGGGGTCGCCGTGGGGCTGGCCGTCTTGCTGGCGACACTGCTGCCCGCCGGCATGGTGGGCGGCCATTGGTTGGTCACCAGCGTGCTGCTGACCATTCAGCCGACCCAGTCCCGGACCGGCCAGCGCTTGGCGCAGCGGCTTTCGGGCAACGCAGTCGGTGCGGTGATCGCCGCAGCTCTGCTGGGGGCACATCCACCGGCGCCGGTGATGATCGGACTGACCGTGCTGCTGTTCCTGCTCGCGATGGCGCTGCGGCCCGTCAACTACACGTGGTGGGCGATCACCGGTCCTCCCGTGCTGCTGGTGATCAGTGAATACCCGGAATTGTTCCCCTGGTACGAGGGCGCGGTGCGGCTGGCGATGAATATCGCGGGTGCGGTGATCGTGTTGCTGGTCGTGTTCGTCGCGCCGTTGATGGCACCGATGTGGTTGCGGCAGCGGTGA
- a CDS encoding (2Fe-2S)-binding protein → METPATDPSQAPARVPISAVVNGRSIQRTVEPRLTLADFLRDELGLTGTHLGCEHGVCGACSVFLDGRSVRTCLMLAVQIDGMRVTTVEGLEEFEETRRLRQAFSERGGLQCGFCTPGFLVTAVELLRDPDTEKPLTEDSVREALSGNICRCTGYQGIVQAVLDAAGESG, encoded by the coding sequence ATTGAGACTCCGGCTACCGATCCGTCGCAAGCGCCGGCGCGTGTGCCGATATCAGCTGTGGTCAACGGCCGGTCGATACAGCGCACGGTGGAGCCCCGATTGACGCTGGCAGATTTTCTGCGGGACGAACTGGGCTTGACCGGAACACATCTGGGTTGCGAGCACGGGGTATGCGGCGCTTGTTCGGTATTCCTCGACGGTCGCAGCGTGCGCACCTGCCTCATGCTGGCGGTGCAGATCGACGGGATGCGGGTGACGACGGTCGAGGGTCTGGAGGAGTTCGAGGAGACCAGAAGGCTGCGCCAGGCGTTTTCGGAGCGAGGGGGCCTGCAGTGCGGGTTCTGTACCCCGGGATTCCTCGTCACTGCCGTCGAGCTGTTGCGTGATCCCGATACCGAGAAGCCGCTGACCGAGGATTCAGTGCGAGAGGCGTTGTCAGGCAATATCTGCCGTTGCACCGGCTACCAAGGCATTGTGCAGGCGGTGTTGGACGCCGCCGGCGAATCCGGGTGA
- a CDS encoding FAD binding domain-containing protein — translation MKPAPFHYLRPDSVGEALEQLASYPDAKLMAGGQSLMALMNLRLARPSAIIDIGRLDELRRVFDDTDDLILGALVTHRTVEVDPLIAARAPLLATAAGQIGHVGIRNRGTLGGSVAHADPAAEMPLATLVLGATFHAESAGGGRRAVAAEDMFVSFYTNALEPDEMVTWVSIPAIGRDQGWGFVEYARQHGDYGLAGAGCLLSVDSAGRIASLRAGALSAADRPLLFTGDEVVGERPSARLWRGLAQRWADTAEPSSDDPDYSRRLCAEALAQALTEAHRRIEEGQETVRAGN, via the coding sequence GTGAAGCCCGCGCCCTTTCATTATCTCAGGCCGGATTCGGTCGGCGAGGCCCTCGAGCAGTTGGCGAGTTATCCAGACGCCAAACTGATGGCCGGCGGGCAGTCCCTGATGGCGCTGATGAACCTTCGGTTGGCGCGACCGAGCGCAATCATCGACATCGGCCGTCTCGACGAACTCCGGCGGGTTTTCGACGACACCGACGATCTGATCCTCGGCGCGTTGGTGACTCATCGCACCGTCGAGGTCGATCCGCTGATCGCCGCTCGCGCGCCGTTGCTGGCGACCGCTGCCGGCCAGATCGGACACGTCGGGATCCGTAACCGCGGAACTCTCGGCGGTTCGGTGGCTCACGCCGATCCGGCGGCCGAAATGCCGTTGGCCACCTTGGTGCTCGGCGCGACATTTCACGCCGAGTCCGCGGGCGGCGGCCGTCGCGCTGTCGCGGCCGAGGACATGTTCGTGTCGTTCTACACCAATGCGCTGGAACCGGACGAGATGGTGACGTGGGTTTCGATCCCGGCCATCGGTCGCGATCAGGGCTGGGGATTCGTCGAATATGCCCGGCAACACGGTGATTACGGGCTGGCCGGGGCCGGTTGTCTGCTGAGTGTCGACAGTGCGGGCCGGATCGCGTCGTTGCGCGCCGGTGCTCTCAGCGCCGCGGACCGGCCGCTGCTGTTCACCGGCGACGAGGTGGTCGGTGAACGTCCGTCGGCGCGATTGTGGCGAGGGCTGGCACAGCGTTGGGCCGATACCGCCGAGCCATCGTCGGATGACCCCGACTACTCGCGGCGGTTGTGCGCCGAGGCTTTGGCGCAAGCACTCACCGAAGCTCATCGACGCATCGAAGAAGGACAGGAGACGGTCCGTGCGGGCAATTGA